A genomic region of Candidatus Falkowbacteria bacterium contains the following coding sequences:
- a CDS encoding HU family DNA-binding protein, giving the protein MNKAALIDRIAAEAKVSKKQATDMLEKLVDIIIGELKSGNEVTITGFGTFMAKSRHARGGVNPQKPTERIQIPQVTVAKFKTGKTLKDALKGKE; this is encoded by the coding sequence ATGAATAAAGCTGCCTTAATCGACCGGATTGCTGCCGAGGCCAAAGTTTCCAAGAAGCAAGCGACTGACATGCTGGAAAAATTGGTCGACATCATTATCGGCGAGCTCAAAAGCGGTAATGAGGTAACTATTACCGGTTTTGGCACCTTTATGGCCAAGTCACGACACGCTCGCGGCGGTGTTAATCCTCAGAAGCCGACCGAGCGCATCCAGATTCCTCAAGTAACGGTCGCCAAATTCAAAACCGGCAAGACTCTCAAAGACGCCCTCAAAGGCAAAGAATAA
- a CDS encoding class I SAM-dependent methyltransferase, translated as MNKQKESELLDLVRQNYENIADDFDQTRQRKLWPTLAAIASKTPTGAKVLDVGCGNGRLRQAWLGRNVEYVGIEPSNNLLFLAKNNASWQLPGQKLLSGDIIDLNRLDLGLFDEVFCIAVIHHLPGKDMRRQALRLLLEQVKPGGRVVISAWSMWQAPLFRKLVVKNFLLKLLGLNGLDFGDVVFNGFNQKCPRYYHAYTERGFRKAMIIENAEIEEFISDKKNYYAVLRKK; from the coding sequence ATGAACAAGCAGAAAGAGTCTGAATTACTAGACCTGGTAAGACAGAATTATGAAAATATCGCTGATGACTTTGATCAGACGCGCCAACGGAAGCTTTGGCCGACATTAGCAGCTATCGCATCAAAAACCCCTACTGGCGCCAAAGTTCTGGATGTCGGTTGCGGTAACGGGCGCTTGCGCCAGGCTTGGCTGGGTAGAAATGTAGAATATGTAGGCATCGAGCCAAGTAATAATTTGCTTTTTTTAGCCAAAAATAATGCTTCCTGGCAGCTCCCAGGGCAGAAGCTGCTTTCTGGTGATATTATTGATTTGAATCGACTTGACCTGGGGCTGTTCGATGAAGTGTTCTGCATAGCGGTAATACACCATCTGCCCGGAAAGGATATGCGACGCCAAGCGTTAAGGTTATTGCTTGAGCAGGTCAAGCCAGGCGGCAGAGTTGTCATTTCGGCTTGGTCAATGTGGCAGGCACCATTGTTTAGGAAACTTGTTGTAAAAAATTTCCTATTGAAGCTGCTGGGTCTGAATGGATTAGATTTCGGTGATGTCGTTTTCAACGGTTTTAACCAAAAATGTCCACGCTATTATCACGCATATACCGAACGGGGCTTCAGGAAGGCTATGATTATCGAAAATGCGGAAATAGAGGAATTTATTTCTGATAAAAAGAATTACTACGCGGTTCTGAGAAAAAAATAG
- a CDS encoding RecQ family ATP-dependent DNA helicase produces the protein MTIQEQKQALRELLKIHYGYDDFRAGQEQVIDNLLDGESTLVIMPTGGGKSLCYQLPALIWEGVTIVVSPLIALMKDQVDNLNRIGIPATFINSSISANETSNRLAEIKEGRFKLLYIAPERFYSKEFIDALSQIKVSLFAVDEAHCISSWGHDFRPSYLRLRQAVEFLGNPPVVALTATATPQVRDDIVKQLALSNPRQVVTGFARPNLTFAVVRANEGQKPGIVLEAVQNAPDGAGIIYVGTRSRAEQLMQALLDSGVEAIMYHGGMEPNERKWVQESFMKNKARVIVATNAFGLGIDKPDIRFVVHYDMPGTIEAYYQEAGRAGRDGQPSFCLMLYNSRDRALQEFFIKGDNPSPEMIFELYEVLLSYDSDSVLVTYSELMGLMSDNAPDMAIGTAIKILEREGLIRRSQEKSANAYLKLLKPASEARKVFGPRSKNSQVILDQLLAKHGHELDAGFNFNLEELAGVLGVKKESLRRVIKKIQDEGCLDYQPPFKGTEIHILKRLDRQHLNIDVTALKVKLSHAYEKLDQMEDYVYHLGCRQHYILDYFGSQGTLRCGKCDNCVNSQSDELPEEPDFQPFSDATDKHEASSPSLGTKLTQLETLELYQKGLGLDEIAQTRNLKPATIVDHFCFLLEKGMKVNVGDFVSEDSRRLIMEAVESVGGSKLGLIKEKLGENFSWNDIKLVLSSLKSKK, from the coding sequence GTGACTATACAGGAACAAAAACAAGCTTTGCGCGAATTGTTGAAAATCCATTACGGTTACGATGATTTTCGAGCCGGCCAAGAACAGGTGATAGACAATCTGCTCGACGGCGAATCCACTTTGGTCATCATGCCCACTGGCGGCGGCAAATCTTTGTGCTATCAGCTGCCAGCCTTGATTTGGGAGGGGGTAACGATCGTAGTCTCCCCGCTTATTGCCTTGATGAAAGATCAAGTCGATAACCTTAACCGCATCGGCATACCCGCGACTTTCATCAATTCATCCATCTCGGCGAATGAGACTTCGAACAGATTGGCTGAAATCAAAGAAGGCCGCTTCAAGCTATTATACATCGCGCCTGAGCGTTTCTATAGCAAGGAGTTCATCGACGCCTTGTCGCAGATCAAGGTTAGCCTGTTCGCCGTGGATGAGGCCCACTGTATCAGTTCTTGGGGGCATGACTTCCGTCCGAGCTATTTGAGGTTGCGCCAAGCGGTAGAATTTTTAGGCAACCCGCCAGTCGTTGCTTTGACCGCTACGGCCACCCCTCAGGTGCGGGACGACATCGTAAAACAGCTCGCTCTCAGTAATCCGCGCCAAGTCGTTACCGGTTTTGCCCGGCCTAATCTGACTTTCGCCGTGGTTCGAGCTAATGAAGGCCAAAAACCCGGCATCGTGCTGGAGGCCGTGCAGAATGCCCCGGATGGAGCAGGCATAATTTATGTCGGCACCCGTTCACGTGCCGAACAGCTGATGCAAGCTTTGCTGGATAGCGGCGTTGAAGCCATTATGTATCACGGCGGAATGGAACCGAATGAGCGCAAGTGGGTCCAGGAAAGCTTTATGAAGAATAAGGCAAGGGTTATCGTTGCGACAAACGCTTTCGGTTTAGGCATAGACAAGCCTGATATCAGGTTTGTGGTTCATTATGATATGCCTGGCACGATCGAAGCGTATTACCAGGAAGCTGGACGTGCTGGACGCGATGGGCAGCCCAGCTTCTGCCTGATGCTTTATAATTCACGCGACCGAGCGTTGCAGGAATTCTTTATAAAAGGCGACAACCCATCGCCTGAAATGATTTTCGAACTTTATGAGGTGTTATTGTCCTATGATTCGGATAGCGTCTTGGTAACCTATAGCGAATTGATGGGTCTTATGTCGGATAATGCCCCGGATATGGCGATCGGTACGGCCATTAAGATATTAGAACGAGAGGGTCTGATCAGGCGCAGTCAAGAGAAGTCGGCCAACGCCTATTTGAAATTGCTCAAACCTGCCAGTGAGGCTAGAAAAGTTTTTGGCCCTCGCTCAAAAAATAGCCAGGTCATCTTGGATCAGCTTTTGGCCAAGCACGGCCATGAGCTAGATGCCGGTTTCAACTTCAACCTGGAAGAGTTGGCCGGCGTGTTGGGGGTAAAAAAAGAGTCACTTCGGCGTGTGATCAAAAAGATTCAGGACGAAGGCTGCTTGGATTATCAGCCGCCCTTCAAGGGTACGGAAATCCACATATTGAAACGCCTTGATCGGCAGCATTTGAATATCGACGTTACCGCCCTCAAGGTGAAACTAAGTCACGCCTATGAGAAGCTTGATCAGATGGAAGATTATGTCTATCACCTGGGCTGCCGCCAACATTATATTTTGGACTATTTCGGCAGCCAGGGGACTTTACGCTGCGGTAAGTGTGACAATTGCGTCAACAGCCAAAGTGATGAATTGCCCGAAGAGCCGGACTTCCAGCCTTTCAGCGATGCTACGGACAAGCATGAGGCATCGAGCCCCAGTTTGGGCACTAAACTGACCCAGCTCGAAACGCTGGAGCTTTATCAGAAGGGTCTGGGCTTAGATGAAATCGCTCAAACAAGAAATTTGAAACCGGCGACGATTGTTGATCATTTCTGTTTTTTGTTGGAAAAAGGCATGAAGGTAAATGTCGGTGATTTCGTTTCGGAAGATAGCCGCCGCCTCATCATGGAAGCGGTGGAATCTGTCGGAGGTTCGAAGTTGGGGTTGATAAAAGAAAAACTGGGAGAGAACTTCAGCTGGAATGATATCAAGCTGGTTTTATCGTCACTCAAGTCAAAAAAATGA
- a CDS encoding bifunctional 5,10-methylenetetrahydrofolate dehydrogenase/5,10-methenyltetrahydrofolate cyclohydrolase, translating to MENIDGKALAESIKDQLVKEILALGVHPNLAIILVGEREDSKLYVSLKEKQAKSVGIDTHLYRCDANITEGDLLATIDFLNNDESIDGILIQLPLPEGLDTDKIIARMNPEKDVDGFHPKSLQKLLSSCELEIEPPLIGVVLSILESIKMNLSGKNALALVNSPILGASIKHVLECRGAKVRLLTGAETNLKESTIEADLLISAIGRPKLVTAGMVKDGAVLIDVGITPTADGSVCGDIDYKAMSEKTGYVTPVPGGVGPMTIALAFKNTLELYKKRHLGN from the coding sequence ATGGAAAATATTGACGGCAAAGCCTTGGCAGAGTCGATAAAGGACCAGTTAGTCAAAGAAATACTTGCCCTGGGTGTGCATCCCAATCTGGCCATCATATTGGTCGGTGAACGCGAAGATTCGAAATTGTACGTGTCGTTGAAGGAAAAGCAGGCGAAATCTGTCGGCATCGATACGCACCTATATAGGTGTGACGCCAACATCACCGAAGGAGACCTCCTGGCGACAATCGATTTTCTGAATAATGATGAATCGATTGACGGAATCTTGATCCAGCTACCCCTGCCCGAAGGGCTTGATACCGATAAGATTATTGCCAGGATGAACCCGGAGAAAGATGTTGATGGCTTCCATCCTAAGAGCCTGCAAAAACTGCTTTCTAGTTGCGAGCTTGAGATTGAGCCGCCTTTGATCGGGGTGGTTTTGTCTATTTTGGAGAGCATCAAGATGAATCTTTCTGGCAAAAATGCCCTAGCCTTGGTCAACTCGCCAATTTTGGGTGCCTCAATCAAGCACGTGCTGGAGTGCCGTGGAGCGAAGGTGAGGCTGCTTACTGGTGCTGAGACGAATCTGAAAGAAAGCACGATTGAGGCAGACCTATTGATTTCCGCCATAGGGCGCCCCAAGTTGGTGACTGCAGGCATGGTTAAGGATGGGGCCGTATTGATAGATGTCGGCATCACCCCCACGGCAGATGGATCGGTTTGCGGCGACATCGACTATAAAGCGATGTCAGAAAAAACAGGGTACGTCACCCCAGTGCCAGGTGGCGTCGGTCCGATGACCATCGCATTGGCTTTTAAAAATACTCTAGAACTCTATAAAAAGAGACATCTTGGCAATTAG
- a CDS encoding DUF2207 domain-containing protein → MLNKKSLMRSCARLFLVVLFIFYNKTASAQDARSYSYDRIEADIVAKQDSSLEVTETQTFNFVGSYHEAWRTIPHEKISGITDVQVFDGETKRPLQYVNGKLDKLAPSSWGKFTYEDTDNATNIIWYYNETDTTHGWIIKYRIIGAVSFGQKEDRLYWNVFTDKYVVPIKEVVVRLSLPTGGDAGKERLFAYRGAAGKNVEVSKDMNFWTAQFIAKDFAPKEAFTIDAGFPAGHVSKFDFWISWLGLNYGYVGSGLILLISLIAGLAYWYSTEGSKKGRGTIVPQYAPPENIRPAMAEVLVKEEVTDKGLAATIIDLAVRGYLKIEEEPSRIWWLKKIASKASLKSAVPLTFLFLVAAAVLAVQLDQVWFMLLLPACFAFLLVLALVGTTDYIVTPIKDYEQAEDLEKYEKKYLRLLLIFDGKFSTKKLRNSGNQTKKDFKELLDGFKQSLYRETEMDTGAYERGVSLEKKGRNIFKGVFIALFVALYFSDKAEINLFANQTFDLLGALVISAACLFAFVKYEARLNEKGRILREDWLGFKMYLEVAERYRMQNLTPDIFEKYLPYAIVFKVEKQWAKAFAGITVAAPAWYVGSHYHNSSSATNFSPSSFSSSFGASFSSAFASSGASGGAGGGGAGGGGGGGGGGAS, encoded by the coding sequence ATGCTCAACAAAAAATCGCTCATGCGTTCGTGTGCACGCCTGTTTTTGGTAGTGCTTTTTATTTTTTACAACAAGACAGCTTCAGCGCAAGATGCCCGGTCTTATAGTTATGATAGGATTGAAGCCGATATAGTGGCTAAGCAAGACTCGTCCCTGGAGGTCACTGAAACACAGACCTTTAATTTTGTCGGTTCATACCATGAAGCTTGGCGCACTATTCCTCACGAAAAGATTTCAGGAATTACCGATGTGCAGGTTTTTGACGGCGAAACGAAGCGCCCGCTCCAATATGTAAATGGCAAATTGGACAAATTGGCTCCATCGAGCTGGGGAAAGTTTACATATGAAGATACAGACAATGCGACTAATATTATCTGGTATTATAATGAAACGGACACGACTCATGGCTGGATTATCAAATACAGGATAATAGGCGCTGTAAGTTTCGGTCAGAAAGAAGACCGCCTTTATTGGAACGTTTTTACTGATAAGTATGTCGTTCCGATCAAAGAGGTTGTCGTCAGATTGAGCCTGCCTACTGGGGGCGACGCCGGAAAAGAGCGTCTTTTCGCCTACAGAGGAGCGGCGGGCAAGAACGTCGAGGTGTCCAAGGACATGAATTTTTGGACAGCCCAATTTATCGCTAAGGATTTCGCGCCCAAAGAGGCCTTTACTATCGACGCTGGGTTCCCGGCAGGCCATGTCAGCAAATTTGATTTCTGGATAAGCTGGTTGGGGCTAAATTATGGATATGTCGGTTCCGGACTAATCTTGCTTATCAGCTTGATAGCGGGGTTAGCATATTGGTACTCCACCGAAGGGTCAAAAAAAGGACGCGGAACCATTGTTCCTCAATATGCCCCACCTGAAAATATTCGACCGGCTATGGCCGAGGTGCTTGTCAAAGAGGAGGTGACTGATAAGGGGTTAGCTGCGACTATTATCGATTTGGCGGTCAGGGGGTATCTAAAAATCGAGGAGGAACCATCGAGAATCTGGTGGTTGAAAAAAATTGCCTCCAAAGCATCGCTCAAGTCGGCGGTGCCCTTGACCTTTCTATTTCTTGTTGCCGCAGCAGTCTTGGCCGTCCAATTAGACCAAGTCTGGTTTATGCTACTGCTGCCCGCATGCTTCGCTTTTTTGCTGGTCTTGGCCTTGGTAGGGACCACCGATTATATAGTTACGCCGATCAAGGATTATGAGCAGGCAGAGGACCTGGAAAAATATGAGAAAAAATATCTTCGTTTGCTGCTTATTTTTGATGGCAAGTTTTCGACCAAAAAATTGAGAAATAGCGGCAATCAGACCAAAAAAGATTTCAAAGAACTCCTTGACGGCTTCAAACAATCACTGTACAGGGAAACTGAAATGGATACGGGAGCTTATGAGCGCGGAGTTTCTTTGGAAAAGAAAGGCCGTAATATATTCAAGGGAGTTTTTATCGCGTTATTCGTCGCCTTGTATTTTTCTGACAAGGCCGAAATCAATCTGTTTGCCAATCAGACCTTCGACCTTTTGGGGGCTTTAGTTATTTCGGCCGCTTGCTTGTTCGCTTTCGTAAAGTACGAAGCCAGACTGAATGAAAAAGGCAGGATTCTGCGAGAAGATTGGCTAGGCTTCAAGATGTACCTAGAGGTAGCAGAGAGATATCGGATGCAGAACCTGACTCCGGACATCTTCGAAAAGTACCTACCCTACGCAATCGTTTTTAAAGTCGAAAAACAGTGGGCCAAGGCTTTTGCGGGAATAACAGTCGCTGCCCCGGCCTGGTATGTCGGCAGTCACTATCACAACAGCTCTTCGGCTACCAACTTTTCCCCTTCTTCATTCAGCTCGAGTTTTGGCGCTTCGTTTTCCAGCGCCTTCGCTTCTTCTGGCGCCAGTGGCGGCGCAGGCGGTGGAGGGGCCGGTGGTGGAGGTGGTGGAGGTGGTGGAGGGGCAAGTTAG
- a CDS encoding serine hydroxymethyltransferase, giving the protein MEYKILAEQDPAVYGALAKEVERQTNGVELIASENYVSVAVQEALGSIFTNKYSEGYSGKRYYSGNENVDTIEELAIARAKELFGAEHVNVQPLSGSPANAAVYFALLKPGDTVLGLKLDHGGHLSHGHPVNFSGMLYNFVQYEVDKESGRIDMDMVREIALREKPKMILAGFSAYSRNLDWKRFKEIADEVGAYTFADIAHIAGLIAGKQLENPVPIFDVVSTTTHKTLRGPRGAMIMCKEQFAKQIDRAVFPGMQGGPHDNNTAAKAVAFAEALQPEFEQYSKQVIANARAMADELMTRGLEIVSGGTDNHLMVVNLTNQGLAGKEAEIILDKIGVSTSRSTVPFDPNPPMNPSGIRLGTPAITTRGMKEDEARRIAGWIVAALAARNDESKLESLREEVKALCSRFPNPSF; this is encoded by the coding sequence ATGGAGTATAAAATCTTGGCCGAACAGGACCCGGCCGTCTATGGGGCTCTAGCCAAAGAAGTCGAGCGGCAAACGAACGGAGTCGAACTGATCGCTAGTGAAAATTACGTTTCGGTGGCCGTACAAGAAGCTTTGGGCTCCATATTCACCAACAAATACAGCGAGGGCTATTCGGGAAAGCGCTATTATTCAGGCAACGAAAATGTCGATACGATCGAAGAACTGGCCATTGCTCGAGCCAAAGAGTTGTTCGGCGCCGAACATGTCAACGTGCAACCGTTATCCGGTTCGCCAGCCAATGCGGCAGTATATTTTGCCTTGCTTAAGCCAGGCGATACGGTATTGGGCCTGAAGCTTGACCACGGCGGACACTTGTCTCACGGTCACCCGGTAAATTTTTCCGGCATGCTATATAATTTCGTGCAGTATGAGGTCGATAAGGAGTCGGGGCGCATCGATATGGACATGGTTCGGGAAATCGCTTTGCGAGAGAAACCGAAAATGATTTTAGCGGGCTTTTCCGCTTATTCTCGCAACCTCGATTGGAAGAGATTCAAGGAAATAGCCGACGAGGTCGGCGCCTACACCTTTGCTGACATCGCTCACATTGCCGGACTGATTGCCGGTAAGCAGCTGGAAAACCCCGTGCCGATTTTCGATGTCGTCTCGACCACGACGCACAAAACCTTGCGCGGTCCGCGCGGGGCCATGATCATGTGCAAAGAGCAATTCGCCAAGCAGATCGACCGGGCAGTTTTTCCGGGAATGCAAGGCGGTCCGCATGACAATAATACGGCGGCTAAGGCAGTGGCATTTGCTGAGGCATTGCAGCCCGAGTTCGAACAATATTCCAAACAAGTGATCGCCAATGCCCGTGCGATGGCTGATGAGCTGATGACTCGTGGACTTGAAATAGTGTCAGGCGGCACAGATAATCACCTGATGGTGGTTAATCTGACGAACCAGGGCCTGGCCGGCAAAGAAGCCGAAATTATTCTTGATAAAATCGGCGTCTCAACCTCTCGCTCCACAGTTCCTTTTGACCCGAATCCGCCGATGAATCCCTCTGGTATCCGCCTAGGCACACCTGCCATAACCACGCGCGGAATGAAGGAAGATGAGGCTCGCAGGATCGCAGGATGGATCGTTGCTGCCCTAGCGGCACGCAACGACGAATCAAAGCTCGAGTCACTGAGAGAAGAGGTCAAGGCGCTCTGCTCGCGTTTTCCCAATCCCAGCTTTTGA